A portion of the Streptomyces sp. YPW6 genome contains these proteins:
- a CDS encoding aminotransferase class V-fold PLP-dependent enzyme encodes MPPASLPPPGEPSEERRASGAHSATPSSPGPEGVRGGLVAGGARGPEHLRPLTAIVLDALADAAPARGGPLPAGGPEAVARSARALCSPVLPEEGVGPEAALGDVVRAVAEGAADPADPACVAHLHCPPLAVAVAADLAGAALNPSMDSWDQAPAAGVIEELTTAALARLVHPTAPAPDALITSGGTESNLVALLLARERARGGPLRVVTGANAHHSVHRAAWMLGLPAPTVVACSRGRMDPAALDRALTGLAGSPLLVVATAGTTDEGRIDPLPEIARIAERHTARLHVDAAYGGPLLFSERLAPRLTGLERAATVTFDLHKLGWQPVAAGVLTVADTELLAPLSLRADYLNADDDTEAGLPDLLGRSIRTTRRPDALKMAVTFRALGRRGLGALVEHCVRTAHAFGRAVDAHPRLRLHPGGTGISTVLFRPAVADALSDEAGDAVVAAVRRALLTEGRAVLGRAVAEDGDGRSRLWLKATLLHPNAATADLLPLLDLVTAAADRALSASDADRGASGAPTAEGAGAPETERLPS; translated from the coding sequence ATGCCGCCTGCCTCCCTCCCGCCCCCCGGTGAACCCTCCGAGGAACGCCGGGCGTCGGGCGCGCACTCCGCCACGCCGTCGAGCCCCGGTCCCGAAGGCGTACGGGGAGGTCTCGTCGCGGGCGGTGCACGCGGTCCGGAGCACCTGCGGCCCCTCACCGCCATCGTCCTGGACGCCCTGGCGGACGCCGCCCCGGCCCGGGGCGGGCCACTGCCCGCCGGAGGGCCCGAGGCCGTGGCCCGGAGCGCCCGCGCTCTCTGCTCCCCGGTCCTGCCCGAGGAGGGCGTCGGCCCCGAGGCCGCGCTCGGGGACGTCGTGCGCGCGGTCGCGGAGGGGGCCGCGGACCCGGCCGACCCCGCCTGTGTCGCCCATCTGCACTGCCCGCCGCTCGCCGTGGCCGTCGCGGCGGACCTGGCGGGCGCGGCCCTCAACCCCTCCATGGACTCCTGGGACCAGGCGCCCGCCGCCGGGGTGATCGAGGAGCTGACCACGGCCGCCCTGGCGCGGCTCGTCCACCCCACGGCCCCCGCCCCCGACGCGCTCATCACCAGCGGCGGCACCGAGTCCAACCTGGTCGCCCTCCTCCTCGCCCGGGAACGGGCGCGAGGTGGCCCCCTGCGCGTGGTGACCGGCGCCAACGCCCACCACAGCGTCCACCGGGCCGCCTGGATGCTCGGCCTGCCCGCCCCCACGGTCGTCGCCTGCAGCAGGGGCCGGATGGACCCGGCGGCCCTCGACCGTGCTCTCACCGGCCTCGCGGGGTCGCCGCTCCTGGTCGTCGCCACCGCCGGGACCACCGACGAGGGGCGCATCGACCCCCTCCCGGAGATCGCCCGCATCGCCGAACGGCACACGGCCCGGCTCCACGTCGATGCCGCCTACGGCGGCCCGTTGCTGTTCAGCGAACGCCTGGCCCCTCGGCTCACGGGCCTGGAACGCGCCGCCACCGTCACGTTCGACCTGCACAAACTCGGCTGGCAGCCGGTCGCCGCCGGGGTGCTGACGGTCGCCGACACCGAGCTGCTCGCCCCGCTCTCCCTCCGTGCCGACTACCTCAACGCCGACGACGACACCGAGGCCGGACTCCCGGATCTGCTGGGCCGGTCGATCCGCACCACCCGGCGTCCCGACGCCCTGAAGATGGCGGTCACCTTCCGGGCCCTCGGACGGCGGGGACTCGGCGCACTGGTCGAGCACTGTGTGCGTACCGCCCACGCGTTCGGCCGCGCCGTCGACGCGCACCCCCGCCTCCGCCTGCACCCCGGCGGGACCGGGATCAGCACCGTGCTGTTCCGCCCCGCCGTGGCCGACGCGCTGAGCGACGAGGCGGGTGACGCCGTGGTCGCCGCGGTCCGCCGCGCCCTGCTCACCGAGGGGCGCGCCGTGCTCGGGCGGGCGGTGGCCGAGGACGGCGACGGCCGCAGCCGCCTCTGGCTGAAGGCCACCCTGCTGCACCCGAACGCCGCGACGGCCGATCTGCTCCCGCTGCTCGACCTCGTCACCGCGGCGGCGGACCGTGCCCTGAGCGCATCGGACGCGGACCGCGGGGCGAGCGGAGCCCCGACGGCCGAAGGTGCCGGGGCCCCCGAGACGGAAAGGCTGCCGTCATGA
- the metE gene encoding 5-methyltetrahydropteroyltriglutamate--homocysteine S-methyltransferase, with protein MTAKPAAAAARATVYGYPRQGRNRELKKAVEGYWKGRVDADTLRRTAAELRRGTWQQLAEAGVHDVPTGDFSYYDHVLDTSVMVGAVPARHRAAVHADALDGYFAMARGTQDVAPLEMTKWFDTNYHYLVPELGPDTVFTADSAKQVAEFREALALGHTPRPVLVGPVTYLLLAKAAPGVADGFEPLTLLDRLLPVYAEVLADLRAAGAEWVQLDEPALVQDRTPAELNAAARAYRDLGGLTDRPKLLVASYFGRLGEALAVLAKAPVDGLALDFTETGAGNLDDLAAAGGLPGKRLVAGVVNGRNIWINDYEKSLATLGTLLGLADQVDVSASCSLLHVPLDAKAEHGIDPQIARWLSFAEQKTEEIVVLARALASGTDAIAAELAANRADLASRTDAAITRDPAVRARTAAITDADGRRSQPYAERTLAQRSHLGLPLLPTTTIGSFPQTTELRTARADVRAGRIDAAGYEERIKDEIREVLSFQEKAGIDVLVHGEPERNDMVQYFAEQLTGYLATQHGWVQSYGTRYVRPPVLAGDISRPGPMTVRWTAYAQSLTDRPVKGMLTGPVTMLAWSFVRDDQPLGETARQVALALRDEVNDLEANGTSVIQVDEPALRETLPLRAADHAAYLQWATESFRLATAGVRPDTQIHTHMCYAEFGDIVQAIDDLDADVISLEAARSHMQVARELAAHGYPREAGPGVYDIHSPRVPGAEEAAALLRKGLEAIPAQRLWVNPDCGLKTRGWPETRASLENLVAAARKIRAELATEAV; from the coding sequence GTGACAGCGAAGCCCGCAGCCGCGGCAGCACGGGCCACCGTGTACGGCTACCCCCGCCAGGGTCGGAACCGTGAACTGAAGAAGGCCGTCGAGGGCTACTGGAAGGGCCGCGTCGACGCGGACACCCTCCGGCGGACCGCCGCCGAACTGCGCCGCGGAACCTGGCAGCAGCTCGCCGAGGCCGGCGTCCACGACGTGCCGACCGGTGATTTCTCGTACTACGACCACGTCCTGGACACCAGCGTCATGGTCGGCGCCGTCCCCGCACGGCACCGTGCGGCGGTCCACGCGGACGCCCTCGACGGCTACTTCGCCATGGCCCGCGGTACGCAGGACGTCGCGCCGCTGGAGATGACGAAGTGGTTCGACACCAACTACCACTATCTGGTGCCGGAGTTGGGCCCGGACACCGTGTTCACCGCCGACTCGGCCAAGCAGGTCGCCGAGTTCAGGGAGGCCCTCGCGCTCGGCCACACCCCGCGCCCGGTCCTCGTCGGCCCCGTCACCTACCTCCTGCTCGCCAAGGCGGCCCCCGGTGTGGCCGACGGCTTCGAGCCGCTGACCCTGCTGGACCGTCTGCTGCCCGTGTACGCCGAGGTCCTCGCCGACCTGCGGGCGGCCGGCGCCGAGTGGGTCCAGCTGGACGAGCCCGCCCTCGTCCAGGACCGCACCCCGGCCGAGCTGAACGCCGCCGCCCGCGCCTACCGCGACCTCGGCGGACTCACCGACCGGCCCAAGCTGCTGGTCGCCTCCTACTTCGGGCGGCTCGGCGAGGCGCTCGCCGTCCTCGCCAAGGCCCCCGTCGACGGCCTCGCCCTCGACTTCACCGAGACCGGTGCGGGCAACCTCGACGATCTCGCGGCCGCCGGCGGGCTGCCCGGCAAGCGGCTGGTCGCCGGCGTCGTCAACGGCCGCAACATCTGGATCAACGACTACGAGAAGTCCCTCGCCACCCTCGGCACCCTGCTCGGCCTCGCCGACCAGGTCGACGTCTCCGCCTCCTGCTCCCTGCTGCATGTCCCGCTGGACGCGAAGGCCGAGCACGGCATCGACCCGCAGATCGCCCGCTGGCTCTCCTTCGCCGAGCAGAAGACCGAGGAGATCGTCGTCCTGGCCCGCGCTCTGGCCTCCGGCACGGACGCCATCGCGGCCGAACTCGCCGCGAACCGGGCCGACCTGGCATCCCGCACCGATGCCGCGATCACCCGTGACCCGGCCGTACGCGCCCGAACGGCGGCCATCACCGACGCGGACGGCCGACGCTCCCAGCCCTACGCCGAGCGGACCCTCGCCCAGCGGTCCCACCTCGGGCTGCCGTTGCTGCCGACCACCACCATCGGCTCGTTCCCGCAGACCACCGAACTGCGCACCGCGCGGGCCGACGTGCGAGCGGGCCGGATCGACGCGGCCGGATACGAGGAACGCATCAAGGACGAGATCCGCGAGGTCCTCTCCTTCCAGGAGAAGGCCGGGATCGACGTCCTGGTGCACGGCGAGCCCGAACGCAACGACATGGTCCAGTACTTCGCCGAACAGCTCACCGGCTACCTCGCCACCCAGCACGGCTGGGTGCAGTCCTACGGCACCCGCTACGTCCGCCCACCGGTCCTCGCCGGGGACATCTCGCGCCCCGGGCCCATGACCGTGCGCTGGACCGCGTACGCGCAGTCGCTCACCGACCGCCCGGTCAAGGGCATGCTCACCGGGCCGGTCACCATGCTCGCCTGGTCCTTCGTCCGCGACGACCAGCCACTGGGCGAGACCGCCCGCCAGGTCGCCCTCGCCCTGCGCGACGAGGTGAACGACCTGGAGGCGAACGGCACGTCGGTGATCCAGGTCGACGAACCCGCGCTGCGCGAGACGCTCCCGCTGCGGGCCGCCGACCACGCCGCGTACCTTCAGTGGGCGACGGAGTCCTTCCGGCTGGCCACCGCCGGGGTACGGCCGGACACCCAGATCCACACCCACATGTGCTACGCGGAGTTCGGCGACATCGTCCAGGCCATCGACGACCTCGACGCCGACGTCATCAGCCTGGAGGCCGCCCGCTCCCACATGCAGGTCGCCCGCGAACTGGCCGCCCACGGCTACCCGCGCGAGGCCGGGCCCGGCGTCTACGACATCCACTCACCCCGCGTCCCCGGCGCCGAGGAGGCAGCGGCCCTGCTGCGCAAGGGACTTGAGGCCATCCCCGCGCAACGTCTGTGGGTGAACCCCGACTGCGGCCTGAAGACCCGCGGCTGGCCCGAGACCCGGGCCTCCCTGGAGAACCTGGTCGCCGCAGCCCGGAAGATCCGCGCGGAGCTGGCCACCGAAGCGGTGTGA
- the cobF gene encoding precorrin-6A synthase (deacetylating) — protein MADSSDALRHILVIGMGAGDPDHLTLAAVKAMRRADVFFVLGKGREKESLTRLRRDILDEHLTGPYRVVEADDPWRDRTQDDAVRYTEAVHDWRHRRADICERLIIEELAPGRCGAFLVWGDPALYDSTLAILDDIRERGTVEFGHEVIPGISSVSALAARHRVTLNQVGRPVRITPGRRLAQGFPEDDSDIVVMLDGQESFTRLTGRGLWIHWGAYIGTPDEILLSGPLDEVAGEISRLRGEARRRHGWIMDTYLLRRGPSGGRAAGEAEAAGRPADGADGSVGGPLG, from the coding sequence ATGGCAGACTCCAGCGACGCGCTCCGGCACATCCTCGTCATCGGCATGGGCGCCGGCGACCCCGACCACCTGACCCTCGCCGCGGTGAAGGCCATGCGCCGGGCCGACGTCTTCTTCGTGCTCGGCAAGGGCCGGGAGAAGGAGTCCCTGACCCGGCTGCGGCGCGACATCCTCGACGAACACCTCACCGGCCCCTACCGCGTGGTGGAGGCCGACGATCCGTGGCGCGACCGCACCCAGGACGATGCCGTGCGCTACACCGAGGCGGTGCACGACTGGCGTCACCGCCGCGCCGACATCTGCGAACGCCTGATCATCGAGGAGCTCGCACCGGGGCGGTGCGGAGCCTTCCTGGTGTGGGGCGACCCGGCCCTGTACGACAGCACGCTCGCGATCCTCGACGACATCCGGGAACGTGGCACCGTGGAATTCGGCCACGAAGTGATCCCCGGCATCAGCAGCGTCTCCGCCCTCGCCGCCCGGCACCGCGTCACCCTCAACCAGGTCGGCCGCCCCGTCCGCATCACGCCCGGCAGACGGCTGGCCCAGGGCTTCCCCGAGGACGACAGCGACATCGTCGTGATGCTCGACGGCCAGGAGAGCTTCACCCGTCTGACGGGCCGGGGCCTGTGGATCCACTGGGGCGCGTACATCGGGACCCCCGACGAGATCCTTCTCTCCGGGCCGCTCGACGAGGTGGCCGGAGAGATCAGCCGGCTGCGCGGGGAGGCCCGCCGACGCCACGGCTGGATCATGGACACCTATCTGCTGCGCCGGGGGCCTTCCGGCGGGAGGGCGGCGGGCGAGGCGGAGGCGGCGGGCCGCCCGGCGGACGGCGCGGACGGTTCGGTGGGCGGCCCGCTCGGCTGA
- a CDS encoding biotin/lipoate A/B protein ligase family protein, with translation MHGEYKIPGGKLVVVDLEVAGGALRNVRVAGDFFLEPDEAILAIDAALEGAPAHTDTAGLAARIEAALPDSTVMLGLSAEGVATAVRRALAHATEWSDYDWQLIHEAPQSPALHMALDEVITAEVAAGKRPPTLRVWEWDSPAVIIGSFQSLRNEVDPAGVERHGVDVVRRISGGGAMFAEPSSTITYSLAVPQTLVSGLSFADSYAYLDDWVLEALADMGIKAWYQPLNDIATEVGKIAGAAQKRVVGPDGGPGAVLHHVTMAYDIDADKMLEVLRIGKEKMSDKGTRSAKKRVDPLRRQTGLPRQVVIERMIDSFRRRHGLTTGSVTGAELARAEELVRSKFATPGWTARVP, from the coding sequence GTGCACGGTGAGTACAAGATTCCCGGCGGCAAGCTGGTCGTGGTGGACCTGGAAGTGGCGGGCGGGGCCCTGCGGAACGTCCGGGTCGCCGGGGACTTCTTCCTCGAACCGGACGAGGCGATCCTCGCGATCGACGCGGCCCTGGAGGGCGCCCCCGCCCACACGGACACGGCCGGGCTCGCGGCCCGGATCGAGGCGGCGCTGCCCGATTCCACGGTGATGCTGGGGCTGAGCGCGGAGGGCGTCGCCACCGCCGTACGCCGGGCGCTGGCGCACGCCACGGAGTGGAGCGACTACGACTGGCAGCTGATCCACGAGGCCCCGCAGTCACCCGCGCTGCACATGGCGCTGGACGAGGTGATCACCGCCGAGGTGGCGGCGGGGAAGCGGCCGCCGACCCTGCGGGTGTGGGAGTGGGACTCCCCCGCCGTGATCATCGGCAGCTTCCAGTCGCTGCGCAACGAGGTGGACCCGGCGGGCGTGGAGCGGCACGGCGTGGACGTCGTGCGCCGGATCTCGGGCGGCGGCGCGATGTTCGCCGAGCCCAGCTCCACCATCACGTACTCGCTCGCCGTCCCGCAGACGCTCGTGTCGGGGCTGTCCTTCGCCGACAGCTACGCCTATCTGGACGACTGGGTGCTGGAAGCCCTCGCGGACATGGGCATCAAGGCCTGGTACCAGCCGCTCAACGACATCGCCACCGAGGTCGGCAAGATCGCGGGGGCGGCGCAGAAGCGGGTGGTCGGGCCGGACGGCGGGCCGGGGGCGGTGCTGCACCACGTGACGATGGCGTACGACATCGACGCCGACAAGATGCTGGAGGTGCTCCGCATCGGCAAGGAGAAGATGTCGGACAAGGGCACCCGGTCGGCGAAGAAGCGTGTGGACCCGTTGCGGCGGCAGACCGGGCTGCCGCGCCAGGTGGTGATCGAGCGGATGATCGACTCGTTCCGCAGACGCCACGGCCTGACCACCGGAAGCGTGACGGGCGCCGAGCTGGC